From Humisphaera borealis, the proteins below share one genomic window:
- the pyrR gene encoding bifunctional pyr operon transcriptional regulator/uracil phosphoribosyltransferase PyrR, translating into MHTDYDEADVRRLIEQLASTIAASFPADRPINVVGIRTRGELLAHRLVELLGLKGYGKVGRGTLDITLYRDDLSEIGPRPLVKPTQLAIQVDDVPLLLVDDVLFTGRSIRAALNLLNDFGRPSVIRLAVLVDRGGRELPIQPDFVGVKLADVPKDYRVNVRLKEIDGGDEIVVEKR; encoded by the coding sequence ATGCATACCGATTACGACGAAGCCGACGTCCGCCGGCTGATCGAACAACTTGCCAGCACGATCGCGGCATCTTTCCCTGCCGACCGACCCATCAATGTCGTCGGCATTCGCACCCGCGGCGAACTACTGGCCCACCGGCTGGTCGAACTGCTCGGCCTGAAGGGCTACGGCAAAGTCGGCCGCGGGACGCTCGACATCACCCTCTATCGCGACGACCTCTCGGAGATCGGCCCGCGACCCCTGGTCAAGCCGACACAACTCGCGATCCAGGTGGACGATGTGCCGCTGCTGCTGGTGGACGATGTGCTGTTCACCGGCCGCAGCATCCGCGCAGCCCTCAACCTGCTGAACGATTTTGGCCGGCCCAGCGTCATCCGGCTGGCGGTCCTCGTCGATCGTGGCGGTCGCGAACTGCCGATCCAGCCGGACTTCGTCGGCGTCAAGCTGGCAGACGTCCCCAAGGACTACCGCGTGAACGTCCGTCTGAAAGAGATCGACGGCGGCGACGAAATCGTGGTGGAGAAACGCTAG
- a CDS encoding GxxExxY protein, with protein MPYDNELLPGPDLHEPPEELDILVRRVNGAAIEVHRRLGAGLPESSYENAMAIEMTERGIPFERQKRLEIFYKGVRVGYVKVDFLVDGKLIVELKSVVEIMPPDRRQVKTYMRIIRQPLGLLLNFNVALMREGIHRIIASDFDP; from the coding sequence ATGCCATACGACAACGAACTGCTGCCCGGCCCGGACCTCCACGAACCTCCCGAGGAACTCGACATTTTGGTTCGCCGAGTCAACGGCGCGGCAATTGAAGTTCATCGCCGCTTGGGAGCAGGGCTGCCAGAAAGCTCCTACGAGAACGCGATGGCGATCGAGATGACCGAGCGAGGAATCCCCTTTGAGCGTCAGAAGCGGCTGGAGATCTTTTACAAGGGCGTTCGCGTGGGTTACGTCAAAGTGGACTTTCTGGTCGACGGGAAGCTGATCGTTGAACTGAAATCCGTTGTTGAGATCATGCCGCCGGATCGTAGACAGGTGAAGACGTATATGCGGATCATTCGACAGCCACTTGGCCTGCTCTTGAACTTCAATGTCGCCCTGATGCGCGAAGGCATCCATCGCATCATCGCGTCAGACTTCGATCCCTAA
- a CDS encoding aspartate carbamoyltransferase catalytic subunit: protein MTQTDTWTRKHLLTLEELSADEIRFVLDTAHSFKEVSTRSVKKVPALRGKVVVNAFFEDSTRTRTSFELAAQRLGADVIAFTEKGSSVSKGETLVDTARNIEAMGVDVIVCRHQAAGSAQVLARTLGCSIVNAGDGAHEHPTQGLLDLYTIRERFGRIEGLKVAIVGDIANSRVARSDLWGLKKMGAEVILVGPPTLLPKSFEKLGARVVHSLDEVIGEVDVVNMLRVQFERIKSSQFPTVREFTRFFGLTWDRFQKCKPGVFVMHPGPMNRGIEISSDIADGPQSGILKQVTNGLAVRMAVLYLVTQTSGR, encoded by the coding sequence ATGACCCAAACCGACACCTGGACTCGCAAACACCTCCTGACGCTCGAAGAGCTGTCCGCCGACGAGATCCGTTTCGTTCTCGACACGGCCCACTCCTTCAAGGAAGTCAGCACCCGCTCCGTGAAGAAAGTGCCGGCACTGCGCGGCAAGGTGGTGGTCAACGCGTTCTTCGAAGACTCCACCCGCACCCGCACCAGCTTCGAGCTGGCCGCCCAGCGCCTCGGCGCCGATGTCATCGCGTTTACTGAGAAAGGGTCGAGCGTCAGTAAGGGTGAAACGCTGGTAGACACCGCGCGAAACATCGAGGCGATGGGGGTCGACGTCATCGTCTGCCGCCATCAGGCCGCCGGCAGCGCGCAGGTGCTGGCCCGCACGCTCGGCTGCAGCATCGTGAACGCCGGCGACGGCGCACACGAGCACCCGACGCAGGGCCTGCTCGATCTCTACACAATCCGCGAGCGGTTCGGGCGGATCGAGGGGTTGAAGGTGGCGATCGTCGGCGACATCGCCAACAGCCGAGTGGCGCGGAGCGATCTGTGGGGGCTCAAGAAGATGGGTGCCGAGGTGATCCTCGTCGGCCCGCCGACGCTGCTGCCCAAGAGCTTCGAAAAGCTCGGGGCGCGGGTGGTTCACAGCCTTGACGAGGTGATTGGCGAGGTGGATGTCGTCAACATGCTTCGCGTGCAGTTCGAGCGGATCAAGAGCAGTCAGTTCCCCACGGTGCGCGAGTTCACGCGTTTCTTCGGCCTGACGTGGGACCGCTTCCAGAAGTGCAAGCCCGGCGTATTCGTGATGCACCCCGGCCCCATGAACCGCGGTATCGAGATCAGCAGCGACATCGCCGACGGCCCCCAGAGCGGCATCTTAAAGCAGGTAACCAACGGCTTGGCAGTGCGGATGGCGGTGCTGTACTTGGTGACGCAGACCTCGGGCAGATGA